In Diachasmimorpha longicaudata isolate KC_UGA_2023 chromosome 4, iyDiaLong2, whole genome shotgun sequence, a single genomic region encodes these proteins:
- the Cad86c gene encoding cadherin-86C, translating to MPSGKWVKVWIYLNFVLGMTRSARPRFDTSTDMGMVLVPADAEIDSVIFRLRATDQDADFPLVFNIAATVSPVVRIENLPCTLYNKICQANVILTKRLMAGRLHDFAVRVKDSKGDSNSMQATISVTNATTQRDKIFPHIPAIIMVPEDAKPGKELDYIVVQANQWSGKPVYIELWQPKELFTIRQRQTPTQTRGVITLIGELDFETQSMYTLTIYATDPYTEPKKDTRNIAGLHLVVIVQDVQDVPPVFTHAPPLTKLNNTIQPGDVILRVHAEDGDKGVPREVTYGLVSEGNPFTPFFNISESTGEIILAKSLEELTQITHVGAPVVLSVVAEEIRRSPLEPPAQATVVEVGLLLGEPGNSPPYFENDHYIAWMDENPEPGSLVIFNELYSTRVKDEDIGKAGVFTLKLENNNSTFEISPTVAERSANFILSVRDNTLIDYEVHKSLQFKIVAQEVGPATNLSASVPVTIFLRDVNDNPPEFEEAIYKVTLSENVTAGARVVQVHATDKDSGSFGRIQYTQIIGPGSEAFVINPDTGFISVAVGANRILDREITSELQLTVEARDEDGKGLRGCVPFIITLLDVNDNPPIFEKDSYDFFINGELTNFTTPAIIKATDADAEPPNNEVRYELIHGNYDNFFILDEVTGEIFLRKQMTKAKITRHNPYRTEAAESKKTIFPINRSLEKSNISNIRSTPSLIPQEKPSNLENTTEKLIRHKRQDTDKNVRFTLTARAYDLGVPHLSSTTQINILQSPSTFARIVMFVVAGENPDPVKTAQTLATITGGHIMVKEIRPYVPGSTVNGLETTLPSTDGVKRSIVVARVESTGGTSLVDIDKIRAALAANGVGVVDGEMPPPNVDPKNGDTSINTTSTIPSGYNEEVTVYKAENKLLFWLLILLGLLILAAIIAFILCCICPGCPFYMAPRKRRIHSSETLVARSDGRPKRHIHRKYPMMMQDPNWSEKKQAWSADPMASHWQFNRRNTKQYGLASLPGDVVRLPDSNYRWPRKAVSLRADPHIPIPMNDPLYPTRQQEEHRMYLENIARAREYEGTDIDSLRKPEFERGSDLGRQQHGPMATRREHHFYREGNAEVMRLVTRDGMEETLAAMHRAPEIIIDQASGHKFDGKDILLRRFIEDQKLRAAGKEYQDGLQEDFEQQSMESHQRQRELSMQQQHQHREILVIPEKLDGGHHHHFEQLGPDVQRLIIDHGIYEKPGRSEVREHQDILTDAALLIPMEKQPLEKPKETSSTSFQNYTRHDLELATQNILLTRLLLERDGRVGASGVDQASYLETQSLPGQVAAGTQTDKTTATQTEHQTRSRSDNESEEESRIRKKMKFLKRYDEEPKRIRTLWIKSPIVEEERHSSGKRATVSRRKIRDIKDSRMSSIEPEVLREISDSLDENTETSANFIKALDSSNSQYESREEEEISKIDDSSSMKRTGITHRKGSRQDKQRMEKRKKTTKSRSDTASGPSFRILEKEMNSLSRKLSKLTGRKTSSGEDSGENEKQSQVQSKCETSQSTAHQGELKSKKIESKSDRKILLEAIQSMTKQHRKIPDQLVADKFKQKAKLRKVLPLSTVSSESKESADNSLKKSKTPAKSRESQKLKLAVGKVKHAKLKRQGKIDIKGVMKSMTEKLTKSEEERAITKSSSEYDYRLSSDESANTKGSEAVLEASTGAIIQGNKSLIPSDTTISAPENPEALKEILQSKIEAYPQDGDPSASSIREYKITESPKTDKTPNVTADEATMKTEGSSKPRVTSSSDVESTTSAQKEQSSAEGESLLVKPTNIVSTKTDGTQSQINSEEIMVNRAKSPIKVRSAMKKRSIRKRVRIADEKSEEDSTHSEPWNTGDERPGKLQLDRKSSSLPDHSPDEALVPTNPQAPDGNTEKESSEGIRTSSSNTSPGKGLESVVKSPSARSLTTPSVQSIRTTVDGIIEQATIVVSGKIKTATRNTDDRKDDVGNVLKGEVSHVRHLPEETERTDDMEDMKIHDSDVTERTPIVAESVENISRVMLQDESSQLSEGNIKQQEVIAEAIPTMTTTGETVDSAKLDPKISELQTPEQFEQKISLEETVGIIQIPGKNGNSDIAQTLEPIVEDSMDTCHTTIEEEVSTVESKTSKFTGPEIQRLTEESDKLPDFPNGDPISKGQSTVSPSDPPVSTLGIASPPPGGSLTLQQRVEPTPPVGLTVTSFPSPKSERQLHDFVPEPPKLVEDLTPTNDGLESLKSENLETVSIKSDESQSSKNVIISRETSFLNSPKRKSPTEDNYIDKSEKSDEKAVEDAPVTSEVSLTSKPSDILLPGLNAEAPNPEVSTEPSMLKREEEKGEEHQLSKSEGTSMSTSEEKLPIDPPLEESKPQIADLHIDLPSGDISTSSIDSQSEERNRKTELQDASVSTPENAKTDTLMPESPGRLIPELNINRISKNIDESSTLDEKGKEGQVEIPISKGLPYLPELSLKRLEEDSDISSQSSAGTTLIAQPYGTPRQKKMVPPDDMDSMDESRVTEPVSSEIKKGESSEGLKRLKPEEVRTDNIIAGKMEHTGETVQERKEEIHVAKKEFDVIPEQEDPPVKIADESTSSGGHNLTEEAKQSQVELIAKPLQAILPHDDGSTCDLLADRAEVTTSREQMKPLNIQKTIDTVHKMIKSVPGGYLKKIDEDSRNVPRKGRPTRIKSPEKECEDSKISSAKEKKLKKIPPEELKTSKLKKPKRQEPEKLAPLEPNSRITNDRQTISRKPERDKGIQPEKLKIDKTIKPIRIIKTKEYTTPAKTPDPPKNGKKIRPTLLKLQAIKKLSSSTELEKDEGANVMESSPDSSRQLPGNCDKINPIFQLDQVITVTTESSPTTNNEQPIVPSENIERAEKSTEDEITSLKTPDGASTIPSQLKNSPEQTTEAAKDEKFHQNTKIIPGDPPSNASKVVNDVMSSNSPHAKYWKEDTPEAQSRYMAWYKEMHERRDGENQEEPPKWLRKSTRQRWLKMSPQDRKNFDLRTPEITPRPRRKVKPSKNVESEQLKAIIRQGRRLRRAEGGNREEPKIEIFAPEKPPVPSTSTKYHNLIQHSEYKYEKIPPFYLHPPPVPHSSPQLSPQHFADPPGSCSTGTRCVDNDTDSGIVLPISTGSRLRHQQLLEKKSVFDIAYSEAAPSQLRADSTTPPS from the exons ATGCCCTCAGGGAAATGGGTGAAGGTATGGATCTACCTGAACTTTGTGCTGGGGATGACCAGAAGTGCACGGCCAAGGTTCGACACTTCAACGGATATGGGAATGGTACTGGTTCCAGCCGATGCAGAAATTGATTCGGTGATTTTTCGATTACGCGCCACCGATCAAGACGCTGATTTTCCACTCGTTTTCAATATTGCAG CTACTGTCAGTCCCGTAGTACGAATAGAAAATCTACCCTGCACCCTGTACAACAAAATCTGTCAAGCCAATGTCATCTTGACGAAACGTCTAATGGCAGGACGTCTccacgattttgccgtacgtGTGAAGGATTCAAAGGGTGACTCAAATTCCATGCAGGCTACCATTTCCGTCACAAATGCAACCACCCAGCGTGACAAGATATTTCCACACATTCCAGCCATCATCATGGTCCCTGAG GACGCAAAGCCCGGAAAGGAACTCGATTATATAGTGGTCCAGGCTAATCAGTGGAGCGGGAAACCTGTGTATATAGAATTAtgg CAACCAAAAGAATTATTTACGATACGACAACGACAAACTCCGACTCAAACTCGAGGAGTCATCACCCTCATTGGGGAACTGGATTTTGAGACACAATCGATGTACACACTGACAATCTATGCCACG GATCCTTATACGGAACCCAAGAAAGACACCAGGAACATCGCTGGTTTACATCTTGTCGTGATAGTACAAGATGTCCAAGACGTTCCCCCCGTGTTCACTCATGCTCCACCACTAACTAAGCTCAATAACACCATTCAACCT ggTGACGTGATCCTGAGGGTTCACGCAGAGGATGGTGATAAAGGCGTGCCAAGAGAAGTGACATATGGACTGGTCTCCGAGGGGAACCCctttacaccgtttttcaatatttcagaaTCTACTG GTGAAATTATTCTTGCAAAATCGTTAGAGGAGTTGACGCAAATAACTCATGTTGGAGCGCCCGTTGTTCTGAGTGTAGTTGCTGAGGAAATTAGACGATCGCCACTTGAGCCACCAGCACAAGCTACGGTTGTAGAAGTTGGATTGCTACTTGGAGAGCCTGGAAATAGTCCAccatattttgaaaatgaccA TTACATCGCCTGGATGGACGAAAATCCCGAACCTGGTTCTCTAGTAATCTTCAATGAGTTGTACTCAACGCGAGTTAAAGACGAAGATATTGGCAAAGCTGGTGTATTTACATTAAAACTGGAAAATAACAACAGTACGTTTGAAATTAGTCCAACTGTGGCGGAGAGATCtgctaattttattctcagcGTGAGAGATAATACGTTAATCGATTATGAAGTCCATAAGAGTCTTCAGTTCAAG atAGTTGCTCAAGAGGTTGGCCCTGCGACAAATCTCTCTGCCTCAGTGCCAGTTACGATATTTCTTCGGGACGTGAATGATAATCCTCCAGAGTTCGAGGAGGCAATATATAAAGTGACATTATCAGAAAACGTCACTGCAGGAGCGCGTGTAGTGCAAGTTCATGCAACGGACAAGGATAGTGGGTCGTTCGGGAGGATTCAGTACACTCAAATTATCGGCCCTGGGAGTGAAGCATTTGTCATCAATCCTGATACAGGATTTATTTCTGTAGCAGTAGGTGCCAATCGAATTCTTGATCGAGAAATTACTTCAGAGCTTCAACTGACTGTAGAAGCTCGTGATGAGGATGGAAAGGGTCTCAGGGGCTGTGTTCCCTTCATCATCACTCTACTCGATGTCAACGACAATCCGCCAATATTTGAAAAAGACAgctacgatttttttatcaatggaGAGTTGACAAACTTCACTACCCCCGCAATTATCAAA GCAACAGATGCTGATGCAGAACCTCCCAATAACGAAGTTCGATATGAATTAATTCACGGAAActacgacaatttttttattctcgatgAAGTGACTGGTGAAATTTTTCTGAGAAAGCAGATGACGAAAGCTAAAATTACCCGTCATAATCCTTACCGAACTGAGGCAGCAGAATCCAAGAAAACTATTTTCCCAATTAACAGAAGTCTTGAAAAATCAAACATCTCCAATATTCGCTCAACTCCCTCCCTAATTCCCCAGGAAAAACCCTCAAATCTGGAAAATACAACAGAAAAACTCATCCGTCACAAACGTCAAGATACAGACAAAAATGTGCGCTTCACTCTCACAGCCCGAGCTTACGATTTAG gAGTTCCACATTTGTCCAGCACaactcaaataaatattctacaaAGTCCCTCGACCTTTGCACGAATTGTGATGTTTGTGGTGGCGGGAGAGAATCCAGATCCTGTAAAGACAGCGCAGACATTGGCCACTATCACTGGTGGTCACATTATGGTGAAGGAAATTCGTCCATATGTTCCGGGCAGCACAGTCAACGGACTTGAGACAACATTACCAAGCACTGATGGTGTGAAGCG AAGTATCGTCGTAGCTCGGGTAGAATCGACCGGAGGTACTTCACTAGTCGACATCGATAAAATTAGAGCAGCTCTCGCCGCTAATGGAGTTGGTGTTGTTGATGGAGAAATGCCTCCTCCAAATGTCGACCCTAAAAACGGTGATACTTCCATTAATACCACTAGCACCATCCCATCTGGATATAATGAGGAAGTC ACAGTCTACAAAGCTGAGAATAAACTGCTCTTCTGGCTCCTTATTCTCCTGGGTCTGCTTATATTAGCGGCTATCATCGCGTTCATACTTTGCTGTATCTGCCCCGGGTGTCCATTTTACATGGCACCAAGAAAACGCCGAATACATTCGTCGGAAACATTAGTGGCCCGTTCTGATGGGAGACCTAAGAGACATATTCATCGGAAGTATCCAATGATGATGCAAG atCCCAACTGGTCTGAGAAGAAACAAGCCTGGAGTGCAGACCCAATGGCATCGCACTGGCAGTTCAATCGTCGAAATACGAAGCAATATGGATTAGCCTCTCTACCTGGCGATGTAGTACGTCTCCCCGATTCCAACTATCGCTGGCCTCGCAAAGCTGTGTCTCTCAGAGCGGATCCTCACATTCCGATTCCAATGAATGATCCGTTGTACCCCACTAGACAACAAGAAGAGCATCGAATGTACCTGGAGAACATCGCACGTGCCAGAGAATATGAAGGAACGGACATCGACTCCTTACGCAAACCTGAATTTGAAAGAGGATCAGATCTAGGGCGACAACAGCATGGGCCAATGGCAACAAGACGAGAACATCATTTTTATCGAGAAGGAAATGCAGAAGTGATGAGACTTGTGACTCGAGATGGAATGGAAGAGACTCTAGCAGCGATGCACAGGGCTCCAGAAATCATTATTGATCAAGCCAGTGGTCACAAATTTGATGGTAAAGATATTCTCCTTCGGCGATTCATCGAAGACCAGAAATTACGAGCAGCTGGTAAGGAATATCAAGATGGCCTTCAAGAAGATTTTGAGCAACAAAGTATGGAGTCCCATCAGAGACAACGTGAGCTGTCAATGCAACAGCAACATCAGCACCGAGAAATATTAGTGATTCCCGAGAAACTAGACGGAGGTCATCATCACCATTTCGAACAACTTGGACCAGACGTTCAAAGATTGATAATTGATCACGGGATCTATGAAAAACCGGGAAGATCAGAGGTACGTGAACATCAAGATATTCTGACCGATGCAGCACTTTTAATTCCCATGGAAAAGCAGCCCCTGGAGAAACCGAAGGAGACAAGTTCTACGAGTTTTCAGAACTACACAAGGCACGATCTTGAATTGGCGAcgcaaaatattttattaacacGACTTTTGCTGGAACGAGATGGCCGAGTTGGTGCCAGTGGTGTAGATCAAGCGAGTTACTTGGAGACTCAGAGTCTTCCTGGACAAGTAGCTGCGGGGACTCAAACCGATAAAACGACTGCGACACAGACTGAACACCAAACTAGAAGTAGAAGTGATAATGAATCTGAAGAAGAATCTAGaattcgtaaaaaaatgaaatttctcaaACGCTATGACGAGGAACCCAAGCGCATCCGGACTTTATGGATAAAGTCGCCAATCGTCGAAGAAGAGCGTCACTCATCCGGAAAACGTGCGACTGTGTCTCGCAGGAAAATCAGAGATATTAAAGACAGCCGAATGAGTTCAATTGAGCCTGAAGTTTTACGAGAGATTTCAGATTCATTGGATGAAAATACGGAGACATCCGCCAATTTCATAAAGGCCCTCGACAGTTCAAATTCACAATACGAGTCTCGAGAAGAGGAGGAGATCTCAAAAATAGATGATTCATCTTCAATGAAAAGAACCGGAATAACTCACAGGAAAGGAAGCAGACAAGACAAACAGAGAATGGAAAAGAGAAAGAAGACTACTAAATCAAGGAGCGATACAGCATCGGGACCTAGTTTCCGTATCCtggaaaaagaaatgaattcgCTCAGCAGGAAATTGTCGAAATTAACTGGCCGAAAAACTTCCAGTGGGGAAGACTCAGGTGAAAACGAAAAGCAATCTCAAGTTCAATCAAAATGTGAGACATCCCAATCTACCGCTCATCAAGGAGaattaaaatctaaaaaaatcgagtctaaatcggacagaaaaattcttttagaAGCTATTCAATCTATGACTAAACAACACCGCAAAATTCCCGATCAATTAGTTGCTGATAAATTCAAGCAGAAAGCAAAACTACGAAAAGTACTGCCTCTCAGCACAGTGAGCTCGGAGAGCAAAGAATCAGCTGATAACTCTCTTAAGAAATCAAAGACTCCTGCAAAATCACGAGAAAgtcaaaaattgaaactcGCAGTCGGCAAAGTAAAGCACGCTAAACTAAAAAGACAGGGGAAAATAGATATAAAAGGAGTTATGAAGTCGATGACCGAAAAATTGACCAAATCCGAGGAAGAACGTGCCATAACAAAATCAAGCAGTGAATACGATTATAGACTATCTTCTGATGAATCAGCTAATACCAAAGGAAGTGAAGCAGTCCTTGAAGCCTCCACTGGTGCAATCATCCAAGGAAACAAGTCCTTAATACCTTCAGATACTACAATATCTGCACCAGAGAACCCCGAAGCattaaaagaaattttacaatCGAAGATCGAAGCATATCCCCAGGACGGGGACCCTTCAGCATCTAGTATCCGTGAATATAAAATTACTGAATCCCCAAAGACAGATAAGACTCCCAATGTTACCGCAGATGAAGCAACGATGAAAACCGAAGGCTCCAGTAAACCACGAGTGACAAGTAGTTCCGATGTGGAATCAACTACATCAGCTCAGAAGGAACAGTCTAGTGCAGAAGGTGAATCACTGCTAGTAAAACCCACGAACATCGTCTCCACTAAAACAGATGGAACCCAGTCACAGATAAACAGCGAGGAGATCATGGTAAATAGAGCTAAAAGCCCTATCAAGGTTCGCAGCGCTATGAAGAAGAGGTCAATCAGGAAACGCGTGAGAATCGCAGATGAAAAGTCTGAGGAGGACAGTACACATTCTGAACCATGGAATACCGGAGATGAAAGACCAGGAAAATTACAACTAGATAGAAAGAGCAGCAGTCTGCCAGATCATTCACCTGATGAAGCCCTTGTTCCCACAAATCCACAGGCTCCGGATGGAAATACTGAAAAAGAAAGCTCCGAGGGGATCAGAACGTCCTCGTCCAACACAAGTCCTGGGAAAGGATTAGAATCGGTTGTAAAATCTCCCAGTGCACGATCACTTACAACACCATCTGTTCAAAGCATTAGAACAACAGTGGACGGAATTATAGAACAAGCAACAATCGTTGTTTCAGGTAAAATTAAAACAGCGACAAGAAATACAGATGATCGAAAGGATGACGTTGGTAATGTTTTGAAAGGAGAGGTTTCACATGTACGTCACCTCCCAGAAGAGACGGAGAGGACGGATGATATGGAAGACATGAAAATTCACGATTCTGATGTAACGGAAAGGACACCAATTGTTGCTGAAagtgttgaaaatatttcaagggtAATGCTTCAAGATGAATCGTCACAATTAAGTGAAGGAAATATTAAGCAGCAGGAAGTCATTGCAGAGGCCATACCCACGATGACCACGACTGGAGAAACTGTTGATAGTGCGAAACTGGATCCAAAAATATCAGAATTACAAACTCCAGAACAGTTTGAACAGAAAATTAGTCTCGAGGAAACAGTAGGTATTATACAAATACCAGGTAAAAATGGTAATTCTGATATTGCACAAACTCTCGAACCTATTGTTGAAGACTCAATGGATACATGTCATACAACAATCGAAGAGGAGGTTTCGACAGTAGAAAGTAAGACGAGTAAGTTCACTGGTCCTGAGATACAGAGATTGACAGAGGAGAGTGACAAACTACCCGATTTTCCGAATGGTGATCCTATTTCAAAAGGACAATCTACTGTATCCCCAAGTGATCCGCCTGTGAGTACTTTGGGAATTGCTTCTCCACCTCCAGGAGGAAGTCTGACGCTACAACAACGAGTAGAACCGACACCACCTGTTGGTCTAACTGTGACCTCCTTTCCATCTCCTAAGAGCGAGAGACAACTTCATGACTTTGTTCCTGAACCACCAAAACTTGTCGAGGATTTGACACCCACTAACGACGGCCTAGAATCgttgaaaagtgaaaatttaGAAACAGTTTCGATAAAATCAGACGAGAGTCAGTCGTCCAAAAATGTGATTATATCGAGAGAAACATCATTTCTCAACTCTCCCAAACGAAAATCCCCTACAGAAGATAATTATATCGACAAATCAGAGAAGAGCGACGAAAAAGCTGTAGAAGATGCGCCTGTTACGTCAGAGGTTTCATTGACATCAAAACCTTCAGATATACTCCTTCCTGGTTTAAATGCTGAAGCACCGAACCCTGAAGTTTCAACCGAGCCTTCAATGTTAAAACGAGAGGAAGAAAAAGGGGAAGAGCATCAACTTTCGAAATCAGAAGGTACATCAATGTCTACGAGTGAAGAAAAACTACCAATAGATCCACCGTTAGAAGAATCGAAGCCGCAAATTGCAGATTTACATATCGATTTACCGAGTGGCGATATTTCCACTTCATCTATCGATTCCCAATCGGAAGAGAGAAATCGTAAGACTGAATTGCAAGATGCTTCTGTTTCTACACCAGAAAATGCTAAAACAGATACGCTAATGCCAGAATCACCCGGGCGATTGATTCCGGAGCTGAATATAAATCgaatatcaaaaaatattgatgagaGCTCAACGTTAGATGAGAAAGGAAAAGAAGGTCAGGTCGAAATTCCAATATCAAAAGGGCTCCCATACTTACCAGAATTATCATTGAAGAGACTTGAAGAAGATAGCGACATATCTAGTCAGTCCTCCGCGGGAACGACGTTGATCGCTCAGCCATATGGAACTCCTCGACAGAAGAAAATGGTTCCACCAGACGATATGGACTCCATGGATGAAAGCCGAGTGACTGAACCCGTTTcttctgaaataaaaaagggCGAATCGAGTGAAGGACTCAAAAGATTGAAACCAGAAGAAGTTCGTACTGATAATATCATTGCGGGCAAGATGGAACACACTGGAGAGACAGTACAGGAAAGAAAAGAGGAAATTCACGTTGCaaaaaaagaatttgatgTTATTCCTGAACAGGAAGATCCACCTGTAAAAATTGCAGATGAATCTACCTCATCTGGTGGTCATAATCTAACGGAGGAAGCTAAACAAAGTCAGGTAGAATTAATTGCTAAACCTCTTCAAGCAATATTACCCCATGATGATGGCTCAACATGTGACCTTCTTGCAGATAGAGCGGAGGTCACAACTAGTAGAGAACAAATGAAACCTTTAAATATACAAAAGACTATTGACACTGTCCATAAAATGATTAAGTCTGTCCCTGGTgggtatttgaaaaaaattgacgaagaCTCCAGAAACGTACCGCGAAAAGGGAGACCAACTAGAATAAAAAGTCCTGAAAAAGAATGCGaagattcaaaaatttcttcggCAAAAGAGAAAAAGCTTAAAAAAATACCTCCTGAAGAACTTAAGACATCTAAACTGAAAAAACCAAAACGTCaagaacctgaaaaattggCACCGTTGGAACCCAACTCTCGAATTACTAACGATCGTCAAACAATTTCGAGAAAACCAGAGCGCGATAAAGGAATACAaccggaaaaattgaaaatagacAAAACAATTAAACCGATACGAATAATAAAGACTAAAGAATACACAACTCCAGCAAAAACTCCAGATCCTccgaaaaacgggaaaaaaatTCGCCCTACTCTTTTAAAATTACaagccataaaaaaattatcatcctCCACTGAATTAGAAAAAGATGAAGGCGCAAATGTGATGGAATCGTCCCCGGATTCATCAAGACAGTTGCCAGGAAATTGTGATAAAATAAATCCTATTTTTCAACTAGACCAAGTTATAACGGTAACGACAGAGTCGTCACCAACGACAAACAATGAACAGCCGATAGTTCCAAGCGAGAATATCGAACGTGCGGAAAAATCCACAGAAGATGAAATTACCTCGTTAAAGACTCCTGATGGAGCTTCGACTATCCCCAGCCAATTAAAGAACTCGCCCGAGCAAACCACTGAAGCCGCCAAAGACGAAAAATTCCACCAAAATACGAAAATTATACCTGGAGATCCTCCCTCTAATGCTTCCAAAGTCGTCAATGACGTAATGTCATCTAACTCTCCACATGCCAAATACTGGAAAGAAGACACACCGGAAGCGCAGTCTCGTTATATGGCGTGGTACAAAGAAATGCATGAACGGAGAGACGGTGAAAATCAGGAGGAACCTCCGAAATGGCTGCGCAAAAGCACTCGCCAAAGGTGGTTAAAAATGAGTCCCCAAGATCGAAAGAATTTCGACTTGAGAACCCCCGAAATAACACCCCGTCCCCGGCGAAAAGTTAAACCCTCTAAAAACGTTGAATCAGAGCAACTGAAGGCGATAATTCGTCAAGGAAGAAGACTTCGACGAGCAGAAGGTGGAAACAGGGAAGAACctaaaatcgaaatttttgcACCGGAGAAACCGCCAGTGCCTTCAACTTCGACAAAGTACCACAATCTAATTCAACATTCAGAGtacaaatacgaaaaaatcccCCCTTTTTACCTTCACCCTCCACCAGTTCCTCACTCCTCCCCTCAACTGTCACCCCAACATTTCGCGGATCCACCTGGAAGTTGTTCTACGGGGACCAGATGTGTTGATAATGATACGGACTCTGGTATTGTCCTACCGATATCCACCGGCAGCCGTCTCCGTCATCAGCAACTTCTGGAGAAAAAAAGTGTCTTCGATATCGCTTACAGTGAAGCAGCTCCATCGCAACTCCGAGCCGATAGCACAACTCCTCCCTCGTAA